In Tsuneonella sp. CC-YZS046, the genomic window GCATCAGCGCGCGGCGGCGGCCATGGGCAAGGATGTCGATCATCGGCAGAACGAAGCTGGCTGTCTTGCCCGTGCCCGTCTGGGCGATGCCGATGATGTCCTTCATCATCAGCACGTTCGGGATCGCCTGCGCCTGTATCGGCGTAGGCGTGTCATAGCCGGCTGCCTGCACAGCCTGCAGCAATTCATTGGAAAGGCCGAGATCGGCAAACTTCATAGGCGTGGCATTTTCCGGATAGGGCGGCCGCCAGTCACAGCAGCGGCCCGGTTGCCGCGAAGCCGAAAGGCCATCGCGAAGGCAGCCGCGCCATTTGCTCAACCGGCGGCAAAAGTCAAGAAAAGCCGCGTGGCGGCCTGATGCCGGCTCCGCTCAGTCGCGCACCGGCACGAGGCGATGCAACTTGCGCAGCTCGCACTTGGTGCCGGAACGGGATTGGAGAACGTCGCGGCCGCTGCAGATCAGCCCGTCGTCGCCGCGTTCCACATAAAAGCCGGAATAGAAATCCCGGGCGCTGCAGCCCTTCTCCAATGTGGCGCTTACCAGTTGCCGGTCGCGCATGAACAGCATCAGGCGATTGCTTCCCTGGACCTGCGCGCCGCCGATCTCGCGAATGGGCACGCATTTCGCCATGCCTTTTTCCTTGAAGCGCGGCGGCAGCCCATTCTGCGGCAGGCTTGCCAGCATGTCTCCGTTCTCGACCGGCCGGCGCGGCGCGATCCGGATGATGACCCTGCGCTCGATCCTGACCTGCGACTGCGGCAATGGGCGATAGGCCTCGGTCAAGCCCCGCCACACTTCGCCCTGCATGGCGCCGCCGCCGAATTCGTGCAGCCTCTCGGGAAACGGCGCTTCCTGTTCGGCGGCCAGCCGGCGGCCGGCATCATCGCCGTTCGGCAAGACGGCAAGCGGCTGGCTCACCGGCTCCGCGCCAAACATCAGGGCAAGGGCAACAAGGGAAGAGAAGCTTTGCATTCCGTTCGAACCGAAGCTCCGGATTGGCATAAGGCAGAGGGCGCAGTCCAGCCACGAAACTGACGATATATCGCCCCTAACACATATCCTTGAATGGCGGCTTAACCTCGCCGAGCGGCGGCTGGCCTTGCATCGGGCTGGAGAAATGGCGGCGATGGGTGCATAGGCATCGGCATGGCAGAGACGGACATTCTCGAAGCGGCGACGGCGATCCTCGGCCCGCGCGGCCTCACCCGGGACCCGGAGATCATGGAATCCTGGCTGACCGATTGGCGCGGGGTATATACCGGCGCGGCGCTTGCCCTCGCCTCGCCCGCCTCGACCGAGGAAGTCTGCGCGCTGGTCCGGTATTGCGCGGAAAACAACGTTCCGATCGTCCCGCAAGGGGGCAACAGCGGCATGGTCGGCGGGGCCACGCCGGATCGCAGCGGCCAGTCGATCCTGCTGTCCCTGCGGCGCATGAACGCGATTCGCGAACTCGATCCCGCCGCCCGGCAGGTGGTCTGCGAAGCCGGGGTGGTGCTGCAAACCCTGCATGAGGCGGCCGCCCAACACGATCTTCGCTTTCCGCTGACGCTCGGCGGCAAGGGATCGGCCACCGTCGGCGGCCTGATCTCGACCAATGCGGGGGGCACGCAGGTCCTGAGACACGGCTGCATGCGCTCCCAGGTGCTGGGAATCGAAGCGGTGCTGGCCGATGGCAGCCGGTTCAACGCCCTCACGGCATTGAAAAAGGACAATCGCGGCTTCGATCTCAAGCAGCTCTTCATCGGCTCGGAAGGAACGCTGGGGATAGTGACCGCCGCGACGCTGCGGCTGCTCCCGGCCGTTGCGGATCGGGCCGTGCTCTGGGCCGCCGTCGACGATCTGCAGGCCGCCCGGGCGCTTCTGCTGCATTTCGAAACCGAGGCAGGCTCCGCGATGGAAGGTTTCGAAGTGCTGCCCGCGCATAGTCTTTCCGCCGTCCTCGCCCATGTGCCGGGCACGCGCAGCCCCCTGGCGGGCGATCATCCCTGGCACTGCCTGATAGAACTGGTGGCCGACGGCAGAAACGCCGCGGATCTGCCCGATCTGGCAAGCGCCGCCCTCTCATCGGCCTTACGGCAGGGAATGGTGCGCGACGCGACCATCGCCGCGAACGAAACCCAGGCGGAGGCGTTCTGGCTTCTGCGCGATTCCATCGCCGCGGCGGAGCGGGCGCTGGGGCCGGCCGTGCAGCACGACATCTCTGTCGCGGTGGATCGGATGCCGGATTTCGTCGATCATGCCGCGCGCGAGATCGAGCAGGCCCATGCCGGAACCAGGGTTATCGCATTCGGCCATCTGGGCGACGGAAATGTGCATCTGCATGTGCTGGCGCCCGAAGGCGCGGTTCATGGCGACTGGCAACGCGGCGCGGGCAAGCTCATCAGCGCCCATGTCTATGAAATGGTCACCGGATGGGGCGGATCGATCAGCGCCGAGCACGGCATCGGGCAAGCCAAGCGCGATGAGCTTTCCCGCCTGGGAGATCCGGTTGCGATCGATCTGATGCGCCGGGTCAAACAAGCGCTGGATCCGGGGGATATCCTCAATCCGGGGAAGCTCGTTCCTCTTGCACCGGGTTTGAACAATCCTTAAAGCCGCCGCTTCGTGCAAGCGACGTCATATCACATGCCGTTAGTAAGACAGCCAGTTTTGGAGAGTTTCCATGGCCACCGCGCCGTCCAACCAGTTGCCCCTGTTCTACAAGGATCTCACCCCGCTCAACAGCCGTGACCACGGCACATGGCATACGCGTTCGGTCGAGAAGGCCGCATGGCTTGTCAATCAGCACGCCATTCCGCTCACCGTGGAGGAATTTCCCCAGGCGCAGCGCCATTATCCGATCATTTTCAGCATCGGCGACAATCCTGTTCCGCTCGGCCTCATGGGCCTCAATGAAGGGGTGAACACCTTTGTCGAAGAAGATGGCACGATCCTGGATAATGCCTATGTTCCGGCCTATGCGCGCCGCTATCCCTTCCTGCTCGCCAAGCTGACGCCGAACACGGACGAACTATCTTTGTGCTTCGATCCGGGCAGCGAGCTGGTGGGCGAATTCAAGGAAGGCGAAGCGCTGTTCGAAGCCAACGAGCCGAGTCAGCGCACCAAGGAAATGCTCGAATTCTGCCAGCGGTTCGAACAGGCGGGCATCCGGACGACCAATTTCGTTCAGGAATTGAAGGACAACGGCCTGCTGATCGACGGTGAAGTCGCCATTCGCCAGTCGGGCGCGGAAGACAAGCCGTTCCTCTATCGCGGCTTCCAGATGGTCGACGAGAAGAAGCTACGCAAAGTGCGCGGCGATCAGCTCCGCAAGCTCAACGAGAGCGGCGCCCTGGCGCTGATCTACGCCCATTTGTTTTCGCTGGACCTGCTGCGCAGCGTGTTCACGCGCCAGCTGAATCAGGGCAAGGGTCCGCTGGCGGAGGCATTGAAAGCCAAGAATTGAGCTGGGCTGGTTCAACTTCATGCGGGCGCACTTGCAAGGTGGCCCGGAAGTAACTATCTTGGCAAAGCTGGCCGGGTATTCCCTCATGACCCGGTTGGCAGGGTGCATTCGTTGCACCTTCCTCCCTGAACCTTGGCCACCCCGTGAGAATTCACGGGGTGGTTTTTTGATTCTACTCCGCCGCGATGTCCATCGTTCCACCCGGCAAGCTGCGCCCGCGGCTCCTCGCGGCGATTTCCTCGGCCAGAATTTTCACCAATCCTGAGATCATGTCGGCTATCGCGGGAAGCTGCGGCGATGGTTCCGCAAGGCGATGGTCCAGATACAGCGAGCGGCAGACTTCAACCTGGATCGCGTGAATCCCCCTGGCAGGATCACCGTGGCGATCCAGCACATATCCGCCCGCATATGGCCGGTTATACGCCGCGAAGACCCCTTCCCCCGCAAGATAATCGAAGGCCGAGGAGATCAGCGAACCGGAGCAGGACCCTCCGAATCTGTCGCCCACCACCAGTTCCGCCCTGTTCCTGCCGGCGGCAACCGGCAGCGGGGGCATGGAATGCAGATCGAGCAGCAGCGCCTCACCCCAATGAGCGGCAACGGAAGCCAACAGCTTCGACAGCGCATCATGATAAGGCCTGTGAATGCCCGCTATTCGCGCGTCGAGCGCCGCGCGTTCGAGCGGGTTTCTCCAGATTTCGCCGGTTCCGCCCAAGCGCCTTGGAACCAGCCCCAGCCCGCCCCGCACACGCACGCCGCCAATCTTGGCGATGTCATCGGATGGAGTGTCGCCCGCGATCATGTCCCAATCGATGTCATCGAGAGAGCGATTCAGATCTATCATCGCGCGAGGAGCATCGGCGACAATCAGCACAGCCCCGGTTTGCCGCGCCACCGCAACGGCGATCCGATCCACATGGCGATCCTCGAGGCGCAGGCAGGTAAGCCCCGGATTGCGCATTTCGCCAAGCAGCGATTCGGAATAGGCCCTTCCGGCATGCGGCACCGCGATGACGATCGGGATCGGCAAGGGCCTGCGCGCCTCTATGCGAAAGGCCGGCTGATGTTCGAGCCCCGGTATGAATCCGCAATCCACGATGCGCGAATCACCGATTTTCTGAAGTTTCCGGGGCATGAGGCGATGCTGGCTTCGTTTGGGCCTTGTGTCAAAGCTGGCCAATCTCTTTTTGGCATGAGATTATTAAGAGGGTTCGCGCTATCGAGTGGGCTTGGCGCTCTACAAGGATGGGAAGTAAATGATCCGTATTCTGCTGGCGGAAGACGACGAGGCTATGCGCGGCTACCTTGCTCGCGCCCTCGAGAATGCCGGCTATGAGGTTGTCGCGGTGGATCGCGGCACTGCGGCGGTGCCGTTGCTGGAACAGGAGCATTTCGACCTGCTGCTTTCCGACATCGTCATGCCTGAAATGGACGGGATCGAGCTTGCCCAGCTTTGCGCCGAGATCGCTCCACGCACCAAGGTGATGTTCATTACGGGCTTTGCCGCCGTAACCATGAAGGCAAGCCGGGAAACGCCGGGAACCAAGGTGCTTTCGAAGCCCTTTCACCTCAAGGATCTCGTGATGGAGGTGGAGCGGATCTTCGACGATCAGTGGACCGCGCGCATCTGACAGTGGTCCGCGCCGGACGTGCCGAAAGCGCGATAAATGCTCCTTGCATCCCGCTGGGCTGATCGCTAAACGCGCAACCCTGCCGGACACGAAGGTCTCTTCACCGGCTCGCAAGAATGACGTGGGCGTATAGCTCAGTGGTAGAGCACTGTGTTGACATCGCAGGGGTCGGAAGTTCAATCCTTCCTACGCCCACCATTCTTCTCTTTCCGAAAAGTCTCCGGGAACCAGCAGCTTGGCTCTGCAAGTTCATGTTTCGCCTGGATCAGGCGAACAGCAGCGCCGGCGTCTCAAACATCTCCCTGACAGCCTGAATGAAGGATGCGGGGTCGTGTCCGTCGATGATCCTGTGGTCGCAGCTGATCGACAGGTTCATGATCTTGCGCGGCTCGAATCGATCCGCCACCCAGACCGGCCGTTCGGCAATGCGGTTCGGCGCCAATATCGCCACTTCGGGGCGGTTGATGATCGGCGTCGAAGCGATTCCGCCCAATTTCCCGAGCGAGCTGATGGAAATAGTGGAACCGCTCAGCTCATCCTTGCGCAGGCGGCCCGCGCGCGCGCCTGCCGCCACATGAGAGATCGCGCCGGAGAGCTGCCAGATATTCATCTGGTGCGCATCGCGGATGACCGGGACCATCAAGCCCTTGTCGGTCTGCGTGGCGATGCCGGCATGCACCGCGCCATATTGGGTGACGATGCCTGAATCGTCGTCATAATGCGCATTCATCATGGGGAAGTCACCCAATGCCCTGCACATCGCGAGCACGAGAAAGGGCAGCAGCGTCAATTTGGGGGCACTCTCTTCCCGGCCATTCAGGACGGAGCGAAGGCGCTCCAGTTCGGTGACATCGATCTCCTCGACAT contains:
- the cpdR gene encoding cell cycle two-component system response regulator CpdR; this translates as MIRILLAEDDEAMRGYLARALENAGYEVVAVDRGTAAVPLLEQEHFDLLLSDIVMPEMDGIELAQLCAEIAPRTKVMFITGFAAVTMKASRETPGTKVLSKPFHLKDLVMEVERIFDDQWTARI
- a CDS encoding N-formylglutamate amidohydrolase: MPRKLQKIGDSRIVDCGFIPGLEHQPAFRIEARRPLPIPIVIAVPHAGRAYSESLLGEMRNPGLTCLRLEDRHVDRIAVAVARQTGAVLIVADAPRAMIDLNRSLDDIDWDMIAGDTPSDDIAKIGGVRVRGGLGLVPRRLGGTGEIWRNPLERAALDARIAGIHRPYHDALSKLLASVAAHWGEALLLDLHSMPPLPVAAGRNRAELVVGDRFGGSCSGSLISSAFDYLAGEGVFAAYNRPYAGGYVLDRHGDPARGIHAIQVEVCRSLYLDHRLAEPSPQLPAIADMISGLVKILAEEIAARSRGRSLPGGTMDIAAE
- a CDS encoding FAD-binding oxidoreductase, coding for MAETDILEAATAILGPRGLTRDPEIMESWLTDWRGVYTGAALALASPASTEEVCALVRYCAENNVPIVPQGGNSGMVGGATPDRSGQSILLSLRRMNAIRELDPAARQVVCEAGVVLQTLHEAAAQHDLRFPLTLGGKGSATVGGLISTNAGGTQVLRHGCMRSQVLGIEAVLADGSRFNALTALKKDNRGFDLKQLFIGSEGTLGIVTAATLRLLPAVADRAVLWAAVDDLQAARALLLHFETEAGSAMEGFEVLPAHSLSAVLAHVPGTRSPLAGDHPWHCLIELVADGRNAADLPDLASAALSSALRQGMVRDATIAANETQAEAFWLLRDSIAAAERALGPAVQHDISVAVDRMPDFVDHAAREIEQAHAGTRVIAFGHLGDGNVHLHVLAPEGAVHGDWQRGAGKLISAHVYEMVTGWGGSISAEHGIGQAKRDELSRLGDPVAIDLMRRVKQALDPGDILNPGKLVPLAPGLNNP
- a CDS encoding SapC family protein, producing MATAPSNQLPLFYKDLTPLNSRDHGTWHTRSVEKAAWLVNQHAIPLTVEEFPQAQRHYPIIFSIGDNPVPLGLMGLNEGVNTFVEEDGTILDNAYVPAYARRYPFLLAKLTPNTDELSLCFDPGSELVGEFKEGEALFEANEPSQRTKEMLEFCQRFEQAGIRTTNFVQELKDNGLLIDGEVAIRQSGAEDKPFLYRGFQMVDEKKLRKVRGDQLRKLNESGALALIYAHLFSLDLLRSVFTRQLNQGKGPLAEALKAKN